A window of the Haloarcula litorea genome harbors these coding sequences:
- the pyrH gene encoding UMP kinase yields the protein MKVVVSVGGSVLAPDLEPDRVADYATVLQDLDDRGHTLATVVGGGPTAREYIGTARELGANEIELDQLGIAVTRLNGRLLIAALDDRAAPTPAESYESGREAIRRGDIPVLGGVVAAQTTDAVAAAFAEYVDADLLVYATSVPGVFDADPNEDADATRFDSLGADELVDIIAGMEMDAGSNAPVDLLAAKVIKRSGIRAVVLDGTDPERVARAVADDEFDGTEIRPGA from the coding sequence ATGAAAGTCGTCGTCTCAGTGGGCGGGAGCGTCCTCGCGCCCGACCTCGAACCGGACCGGGTCGCCGACTACGCGACCGTCCTCCAGGACCTCGACGACCGCGGCCACACGCTCGCCACCGTCGTCGGCGGTGGACCGACGGCCCGGGAGTACATCGGGACCGCACGCGAACTGGGGGCCAACGAGATCGAACTCGACCAGCTCGGCATCGCCGTCACCCGGCTGAACGGCCGCCTGCTCATCGCCGCGCTTGACGACCGGGCCGCACCGACGCCCGCGGAGAGCTACGAGTCCGGCCGCGAGGCCATCCGCCGCGGGGACATCCCCGTCCTGGGCGGGGTCGTCGCCGCACAGACCACCGACGCCGTCGCCGCGGCCTTCGCGGAGTACGTCGACGCCGACCTGCTCGTCTACGCCACCTCCGTCCCGGGCGTCTTCGACGCCGACCCGAACGAGGACGCCGACGCGACCCGCTTCGACAGCCTCGGAGCCGACGAACTGGTCGACATCATCGCCGGTATGGAGATGGACGCCGGGAGCAACGCCCCCGTCGACCTGCTGGCCGCGAAGGTCATCAAGCGGTCGGGCATCCGGGCGGTCGTGCTGGACGGCACCGATCCCGAGCGGGTCGCCCGGGCCGTCGCCGACGACGAGTTCGACGGCACCGAGATCCGACCGGGGGCGTAG
- the lysS gene encoding lysine--tRNA ligase, translating to MAEDPYEVGREDGRAFWADAVADAVEARDPDDPIVIKGGVSPSGVPHIGHFNEIMRGYFVAEALRDRGHEVRQVFTADDKDRLRSVPRQLADLDWNVVGLGQVDAGALGRNLGKPYTDIPDPFGCCDSYGAHFTTLLQQSAELVGVDVEFVSNTELYADGEFEPITRRVLERADRAREVLAKYQNKVDDDYVPFVPQCAECGHLTEGVAEVDLDAGEVRYVCSDVEAGDDTIEGCGHEGVATLRDGKLPWRFEWVAQWDLLGVDFEPFGKDHAEGSWPSGEDVAENVLDVEPPVPMVYEWFTLEGEPLSSSSGNVVTVDEVLEVLEPEVFRYFFTKNPRKQRDFSVERLDQLVDEFDRFERVYFGETEPRDEDEKALVERAYPMVVDEVREDRVRIPYTFAAVLGMTDDPALREEIARKEGHIPDDAPEWAVEDALARVERARAWARRTGNEFDYELKRAEIPETDFDAATEAALDDLADFVAEGHDGEAIQGEIYETAKRHDLDIGEFFAAGYRLLFDDTEGPQLGPFVAKLDRDFVVKRLRREA from the coding sequence ATGGCCGAGGACCCCTACGAGGTCGGCCGCGAGGACGGGCGGGCGTTCTGGGCCGACGCCGTCGCCGACGCCGTCGAGGCCCGCGACCCCGACGACCCCATCGTCATCAAGGGCGGCGTCTCCCCCTCCGGCGTGCCCCACATCGGTCACTTCAACGAGATTATGCGGGGCTACTTCGTCGCCGAGGCGCTCCGGGATCGCGGCCACGAGGTCCGGCAGGTGTTCACCGCCGACGACAAGGACCGCCTGCGCAGCGTGCCCCGACAGCTCGCCGACCTCGACTGGAACGTCGTCGGCCTCGGCCAGGTCGACGCCGGGGCGCTCGGCCGGAACCTCGGCAAGCCCTACACCGACATCCCCGACCCCTTCGGCTGCTGTGACTCCTACGGGGCACACTTCACCACCCTGCTACAGCAGAGCGCCGAACTGGTCGGGGTCGACGTGGAGTTCGTCTCGAACACGGAGCTGTACGCCGACGGGGAGTTCGAGCCGATCACCCGCCGCGTGCTCGAACGCGCGGACCGCGCCCGCGAGGTGCTGGCGAAGTACCAGAACAAGGTCGACGACGACTACGTCCCGTTCGTCCCCCAGTGCGCCGAGTGTGGCCACCTCACCGAGGGCGTCGCCGAGGTCGACCTCGACGCCGGCGAGGTCCGATACGTCTGTTCGGACGTCGAGGCCGGCGACGACACCATCGAGGGCTGTGGCCACGAGGGCGTCGCCACCCTCCGGGACGGGAAGCTCCCCTGGCGCTTCGAGTGGGTCGCTCAGTGGGACCTACTCGGGGTCGACTTCGAGCCGTTCGGGAAGGACCACGCCGAGGGCTCCTGGCCCTCCGGCGAGGACGTCGCCGAGAACGTCCTGGACGTCGAGCCGCCGGTCCCGATGGTCTACGAGTGGTTCACGCTGGAGGGCGAACCCCTCTCCTCGTCGTCGGGCAACGTCGTCACCGTCGACGAGGTGCTCGAAGTCCTCGAACCCGAGGTGTTCCGGTACTTCTTCACGAAGAACCCGCGCAAGCAGCGGGACTTCTCCGTCGAACGGCTCGACCAGCTCGTCGACGAGTTCGACCGCTTCGAGCGGGTGTACTTCGGCGAGACCGAACCCCGCGACGAGGACGAGAAGGCCCTGGTCGAGCGGGCCTACCCGATGGTCGTCGACGAGGTCCGGGAAGACCGGGTCCGCATCCCCTACACGTTCGCCGCCGTGCTGGGGATGACCGACGACCCCGCCCTCCGGGAGGAGATCGCCCGCAAGGAGGGGCACATCCCCGACGACGCCCCCGAGTGGGCCGTCGAGGACGCGCTGGCCCGGGTCGAGCGCGCCCGGGCCTGGGCACGCCGGACCGGCAACGAGTTCGACTACGAGCTCAAGCGGGCCGAGATCCCGGAGACGGACTTCGACGCCGCCACCGAGGCGGCGCTGGACGACCTCGCGGACTTCGTGGCCGAGGGCCACGACGGCGAGGCGATCCAGGGCGAGATCTACGAGACCGCCAAGCGCCACGACCTCGACATCGGCGAGTTCTTCGCGGCCGGCTACCGGCTGCTGTTCGACGACACCGAGGGGCCACAGCTGGGCCCGTTCGTCGCGAAACTCGACCGCGACTTCGTCGTGAAGCGGCTGCGCCGGGAGGCGTGA
- a CDS encoding site-2 protease family protein: protein MVSTLTWVLAGLVAYTLAAMALKARGVVPDYIRFSGPITTIHTQRGKVLLDRLARPRRFWRAWGNLGVGVALVVMVGSFLLFVLGAQQAIVNPQPTALNEPRNALAIPGVNDFLPLSVAPEILLGLLLGLVVHEGGHGLFCRVEDVGIESMGVALLTVLPVGAFVEPDEDELLRSDRGTQIRMYAAGVTNNFALAIVALVLLFGPVAGSIAVVDGFPVGGTLPGTPAAEAGIGSGDVITAVDGRQVSDPAELREVLSSTDAQRVEVTRRDAEAVTVQREVVVSSAVASAPLTGGDTIVSVNGTNVSTSDAFVRAAARHPVAELATEDGRTVTMPTGGYVLVAEDGPLDDAGAPAGEGVVVTAVDGRRTVNGTALAAVLADTDPERTVPVVAYVDGQRQVYDVDVATNERTGGALLGVTLEPGVSGIEVNDFGIDAYPAATFLSVIGGDSGGAETPDLGFARRIYFTFLLPVIGAAPGTGFAYNFPGFTSFWTNFYTVEGPLGALGKTPVFLLANALFWTGWINIVVGQFNCVPTFPLDGGHILRATTESVVSRLPVPDRRQVTTAVTVAVTLSMVASLFLMVFGQRLLA from the coding sequence ATGGTGAGTACGCTCACGTGGGTTCTCGCCGGCCTCGTCGCCTACACGCTCGCGGCGATGGCGCTCAAGGCCCGCGGCGTGGTCCCCGACTACATCCGGTTCAGCGGTCCCATCACGACCATCCACACCCAGCGTGGGAAGGTCCTCCTCGACCGGCTGGCCCGCCCGAGGCGGTTCTGGCGGGCGTGGGGGAACCTCGGTGTCGGCGTCGCGCTCGTCGTGATGGTCGGCTCGTTCCTCCTCTTCGTGTTGGGCGCACAGCAGGCGATCGTCAACCCCCAGCCGACCGCGCTGAACGAACCGCGGAACGCGCTGGCGATCCCCGGCGTCAACGACTTCCTCCCGCTGTCGGTCGCCCCAGAGATCCTGCTGGGGCTCCTGCTCGGACTGGTCGTTCACGAGGGGGGCCACGGCCTGTTCTGCCGGGTCGAGGACGTCGGCATCGAGTCGATGGGCGTGGCGCTGCTGACCGTGCTCCCCGTCGGGGCGTTCGTCGAGCCCGACGAGGACGAACTGCTCCGCTCGGACCGGGGCACGCAGATCCGGATGTACGCCGCCGGCGTCACGAACAACTTCGCGCTGGCGATCGTCGCGCTGGTCCTCCTCTTCGGCCCGGTCGCCGGCTCCATCGCCGTCGTCGACGGCTTCCCGGTCGGCGGAACCCTCCCCGGGACGCCCGCCGCCGAGGCCGGCATCGGCTCCGGCGACGTCATCACGGCCGTCGACGGCCGGCAGGTGTCGGACCCGGCGGAGCTCCGGGAGGTGCTGTCGTCGACGGACGCACAGCGCGTCGAGGTCACGCGCCGGGACGCCGAGGCGGTGACCGTCCAGCGCGAGGTGGTCGTCAGCAGCGCCGTCGCCAGCGCCCCGCTGACGGGCGGCGACACGATCGTCAGCGTCAACGGGACGAACGTCTCGACGAGCGACGCGTTCGTCCGGGCCGCCGCCCGGCACCCGGTCGCCGAGCTGGCGACCGAGGACGGGCGGACGGTGACGATGCCGACGGGCGGGTACGTCCTCGTGGCCGAGGACGGCCCCCTCGACGACGCCGGGGCCCCGGCCGGTGAGGGCGTCGTCGTCACGGCCGTCGACGGCCGGCGGACGGTCAACGGCACGGCGCTGGCCGCCGTCCTGGCCGACACCGACCCCGAGCGGACGGTGCCCGTCGTCGCCTACGTCGACGGGCAGCGACAGGTCTACGACGTCGACGTCGCCACCAACGAGCGGACCGGCGGCGCGCTGCTGGGCGTGACCCTCGAGCCGGGCGTCAGCGGCATCGAGGTCAACGACTTCGGCATCGACGCCTACCCGGCCGCGACGTTCCTGAGCGTCATCGGCGGCGACTCCGGCGGCGCGGAGACGCCCGACCTGGGCTTCGCCCGCCGGATCTACTTCACGTTCCTCCTGCCGGTCATCGGCGCGGCCCCGGGGACCGGCTTCGCGTACAACTTCCCCGGGTTCACGAGCTTCTGGACGAACTTCTACACCGTCGAGGGGCCCCTGGGCGCGCTCGGGAAGACGCCGGTGTTCCTGCTGGCGAACGCGCTGTTCTGGACCGGGTGGATCAACATCGTCGTCGGGCAGTTCAACTGCGTGCCGACGTTCCCGCTGGACGGCGGGCACATCCTCCGGGCGACGACGGAGTCGGTCGTCTCCCGGCTCCCGGTGCCCGACCGCCGACAGGTGACCACGGCCGTCACCGTCGCCGTCACGCTCTCGATGGTGGCGAGTCTGTTCCTGATGGTGTTCGGCCAGCGGCTGCTGGCGTAG
- the argS gene encoding arginine--tRNA ligase, producing MFLQLRAEVEDALAAALADLDLPTDDLGIEEPPADVDAVLASSAAFRLAGEVGAPPPEVAADVADAVDADDLTYVSAVETQGPYVNFLPSDAYFAETLDAAGDDDYGRLPAREERVVVEHTSANPTGPVHVGRARNPIIGDAVARVLDYAGYDVDRHYYVNDAGRQIAVFTWAYETFDESDLPEPERDAPEYEMVRYYRKGNTFLEEADPDRVETAEAEIQAILQGLEEGDEETYERVAEVVDTVLGGMVGTLERLPAEFDEFVKETRFMRDGSTDALVDRLKQLDCAVYEDDAWQLDLPDFEKNLVFLRSDGTSLYTTRDLAHHEWKFDNYDRAVTVLGEDHKLQADQLSAALELLGNDTDDLRQVFYSWVNLPEGGMSTREGTGIDLDDLLDEAVDRARAEVEARLDDRSRGDLDEADVERIAHQVGIGAVRYDVVSKQPTKGITFEWDRALDFEAQSAPYVQYVHARCCGILSEADDAELAADFDALDEPEERDLLRVLARFPAVIDEAAADLEPHTVATYTRDLAETFNAFYRECPVLDADDGTRAARLALVAATRHTVANALDAVGVAAPDSM from the coding sequence ATGTTCCTGCAGCTCCGCGCGGAGGTCGAGGACGCGCTCGCCGCCGCGCTCGCGGACCTGGACCTCCCGACCGACGACCTCGGCATCGAGGAGCCGCCCGCCGACGTCGACGCCGTGCTGGCCTCCTCGGCGGCGTTCCGGCTGGCCGGCGAGGTGGGCGCGCCGCCGCCGGAGGTCGCCGCCGATGTCGCCGACGCCGTCGACGCCGACGACCTCACCTACGTCAGCGCGGTCGAGACCCAGGGGCCGTACGTGAACTTCCTGCCCAGCGACGCCTACTTCGCGGAGACGCTCGACGCCGCCGGCGACGACGACTACGGTCGCCTGCCGGCCCGCGAGGAGCGCGTCGTCGTCGAACACACCTCGGCGAACCCGACCGGGCCGGTCCACGTCGGCCGGGCGCGCAACCCCATCATCGGCGACGCCGTCGCCCGCGTGCTGGACTACGCCGGCTACGACGTCGACCGCCACTACTACGTCAACGACGCCGGCCGACAGATCGCGGTGTTCACGTGGGCCTACGAGACCTTCGACGAGAGCGACCTGCCCGAACCCGAGCGCGACGCCCCGGAGTACGAGATGGTCCGCTACTACCGCAAGGGCAACACGTTCCTCGAGGAGGCCGACCCCGACCGCGTCGAGACCGCCGAGGCCGAGATCCAGGCCATCCTCCAGGGCCTAGAGGAGGGCGACGAGGAGACCTACGAGCGGGTCGCCGAGGTCGTCGACACCGTGCTGGGCGGGATGGTCGGGACCCTCGAACGGCTCCCCGCGGAGTTCGACGAGTTCGTCAAGGAGACGCGGTTCATGCGGGACGGGTCGACCGACGCCCTCGTCGACCGGCTCAAGCAGCTGGACTGTGCCGTCTACGAGGACGACGCCTGGCAGCTGGACCTTCCGGACTTCGAGAAGAACCTCGTCTTCCTCCGGTCGGACGGGACCTCGCTGTACACGACGCGGGACCTCGCCCACCACGAGTGGAAGTTCGACAACTACGACCGCGCGGTGACGGTCCTGGGCGAGGACCACAAGCTCCAGGCCGACCAGCTCTCGGCGGCCCTGGAGTTGCTGGGCAACGACACCGACGACCTCCGGCAGGTGTTCTACTCGTGGGTGAACCTCCCCGAGGGCGGGATGAGCACCCGCGAGGGGACCGGCATCGACCTCGACGACCTGCTCGACGAGGCCGTCGACCGGGCCCGCGCGGAGGTCGAGGCCCGGCTGGACGATCGGTCGCGGGGCGACCTCGACGAGGCGGACGTCGAGCGAATCGCCCACCAGGTCGGTATCGGCGCGGTCCGCTACGACGTCGTCTCGAAACAGCCGACGAAGGGGATCACCTTCGAGTGGGACCGGGCGCTGGACTTCGAGGCGCAGTCGGCCCCCTACGTCCAGTACGTCCACGCGCGGTGCTGTGGGATCCTGAGCGAGGCCGACGACGCGGAGCTGGCGGCCGACTTCGACGCCCTCGACGAACCCGAGGAGCGGGACCTCCTGCGCGTCCTGGCGCGGTTCCCCGCGGTGATCGACGAGGCCGCCGCCGACCTGGAGCCCCACACGGTCGCGACGTACACCCGCGACCTGGCGGAGACGTTCAACGCCTTCTACCGGGAGTGCCCGGTGCTAGACGCCGACGACGGGACGCGGGCCGCGCGGCTGGCGCTGGTCGCTGCCACCAGACACACGGTCGCGAACGCCCTGGACGCCGTCGGGGTCGCCGCGCCGGACTCGATGTGA
- a CDS encoding MinD/ParA family ATP-binding protein gives MAGYVCTIAGGKGGVGKTTTAVNLGAGLEEMGYDVAVVDADLGMANLGAMLEVEPEKSLHEILAGDAAVSEALTDAAGGLTVIPGEQSLEAFADADPAKLRKVIKTLRNAYDVVLIDTGAGLSHEVAVPLGLADGIVLVTTPDEVAVGDTVKTAQLAEKIDGEVIGALINRVTRHTDVAGIAERFEFPLLAVVPDDTQATRHEPLVLNHAESPAADAYRRLTEALEGVFFQGETVAEDVDTIVEESWFVEDEEAAAGADEDDEESSGGMFGLFN, from the coding sequence ATGGCGGGGTACGTGTGCACCATCGCGGGCGGCAAGGGCGGCGTCGGGAAGACGACGACAGCGGTCAATCTCGGCGCGGGCCTCGAGGAGATGGGGTACGACGTCGCCGTCGTCGACGCCGACCTCGGGATGGCGAACCTCGGGGCGATGCTGGAAGTCGAGCCCGAGAAGAGCCTCCACGAGATCCTCGCAGGCGACGCCGCCGTCAGCGAGGCGCTGACCGACGCCGCCGGCGGGCTGACGGTCATCCCCGGCGAGCAGTCGCTGGAGGCCTTCGCCGACGCCGACCCCGCCAAGCTCCGGAAGGTCATCAAGACGCTGCGCAACGCCTACGACGTGGTGCTCATCGACACCGGCGCGGGCCTGAGCCACGAGGTGGCGGTGCCGCTGGGGCTGGCCGACGGCATCGTCCTCGTGACCACGCCGGACGAGGTGGCCGTCGGCGACACGGTCAAGACCGCACAGCTGGCCGAGAAGATCGACGGCGAGGTGATCGGCGCGCTCATCAACCGCGTCACGCGCCACACCGACGTCGCCGGGATCGCCGAGCGGTTCGAGTTCCCGCTGCTCGCGGTCGTCCCCGACGACACGCAGGCGACCCGGCACGAGCCGCTGGTGCTCAACCACGCCGAGAGCCCCGCGGCCGACGCCTACCGGCGGCTGACCGAGGCCCTGGAGGGCGTGTTCTTCCAGGGCGAGACCGTGGCCGAGGACGTCGACACCATCGTCGAGGAGAGCTGGTTCGTCGAGGACGAGGAGGCGGCCGCCGGAGCGGACGAGGACGACGAGGAGTCCTCCGGCGGGATGTTCGGCCTGTTCAACTGA
- the prf1 gene encoding peptide chain release factor aRF-1, which translates to MSEQEQEQSDKQKYEFRKVIEELKDYRGSGTQLVSIYVPEDKQLSDVVAHVTQEHSEASNIKSKDTRTAVQDALTSIKDRLRYYDTAPENGMVLFSGAIDQGGGRTDMVTKVLEGPPDPIQSFRYHCDSEFLTEPLEEMLADKGLFGLIVLDRREANVGWLKGKRVEPVKSASSLVPGKQRKGGQSAQRFARLRLEAIDNFYQEVAGMANDLFVPERHELDGVLVGGPSPTKDEFLDGDYLHHELQDMVLGKFDVAYTDESGLYDLVDASQDVLDEYEMLQDKQVMEDFFKELHDGDLATYGFDQTRQNLNMGAVEQLLISEDLRKDVVTYTCENGHDEYELIDSSAATDDHDCSRCSATVDADDAEREDAIDHLMELAEQRGTETVFISTDFEKGEQLLTAFGGVAGLLRYSTGV; encoded by the coding sequence ATGAGTGAGCAGGAACAGGAGCAGTCGGACAAACAGAAATACGAGTTCCGGAAGGTCATCGAGGAACTCAAGGACTACCGGGGATCAGGAACACAGCTCGTCTCCATCTACGTCCCCGAGGACAAGCAGCTGAGCGACGTCGTCGCCCACGTCACTCAGGAACACTCCGAGGCCTCCAACATCAAGTCCAAGGACACCCGGACGGCCGTCCAGGACGCGCTGACCTCGATCAAGGACCGGCTCCGGTACTACGACACCGCCCCGGAGAACGGGATGGTGCTGTTCTCCGGTGCCATCGACCAGGGCGGCGGCCGGACCGACATGGTGACGAAGGTCCTGGAGGGGCCGCCCGATCCCATCCAGTCGTTCCGCTACCACTGTGACTCGGAGTTCCTCACCGAGCCGCTGGAGGAGATGCTGGCCGACAAGGGGCTGTTCGGCCTCATCGTGCTCGACCGGCGGGAGGCCAACGTCGGCTGGCTGAAGGGCAAACGCGTCGAACCCGTCAAGTCCGCGTCCTCGCTGGTCCCGGGCAAGCAGCGCAAGGGTGGCCAGTCCGCACAGCGGTTCGCCCGCCTGCGGCTGGAGGCCATCGACAACTTCTACCAGGAGGTCGCGGGGATGGCAAACGACCTGTTCGTGCCCGAGCGCCACGAGCTCGACGGCGTCCTCGTCGGCGGCCCGTCGCCGACGAAAGACGAGTTCCTCGACGGCGACTACCTCCACCACGAGCTCCAGGACATGGTGCTCGGGAAGTTCGACGTGGCCTACACCGACGAGTCGGGCCTGTACGACCTCGTCGACGCCTCGCAGGACGTCCTCGACGAGTACGAGATGCTCCAGGACAAGCAGGTGATGGAGGACTTCTTCAAGGAGCTCCACGACGGCGACCTGGCGACCTACGGGTTCGACCAGACCCGACAGAACCTCAACATGGGGGCCGTCGAACAGCTGCTCATCTCCGAGGACCTCCGGAAAGACGTCGTCACCTACACCTGCGAGAACGGCCACGACGAGTACGAGCTGATCGACAGCTCGGCGGCGACCGACGATCACGACTGCAGCCGGTGTTCGGCGACCGTCGACGCCGACGACGCCGAGCGCGAGGACGCCATCGACCACCTGATGGAGCTGGCCGAGCAACGGGGGACGGAGACGGTGTTCATCTCGACGGACTTCGAGAAGGGCGAGCAGTTGCTCACCGCCTTCGGCGGCGTCGCGGGCCTGCTCCGGTACTCGACCGGCGTCTAA
- a CDS encoding DUF6276 family protein, whose translation MSCPACGGDTVAVPVPSDLREYLPGDAPAVTVCRACLAMRPTEDPPASPPDLTAVDDAMPADDAAAVPMVLLVGLLDSLALHRAEITALLERVERAGTDPLLVVDRLADSYGDDAHVDLAARRRQLEQLL comes from the coding sequence ATGTCCTGTCCAGCCTGCGGGGGCGACACCGTCGCCGTCCCCGTCCCGTCCGACCTTCGCGAGTACCTCCCGGGCGACGCGCCCGCCGTCACCGTCTGCCGAGCCTGCCTGGCGATGCGGCCGACCGAGGACCCGCCGGCGTCGCCGCCCGACCTGACGGCCGTCGACGACGCGATGCCGGCCGACGACGCGGCGGCGGTCCCGATGGTCCTGCTGGTGGGACTGCTCGACTCGCTCGCGCTCCACCGCGCCGAGATCACCGCCCTCCTCGAACGGGTCGAGCGAGCGGGCACCGACCCGCTGCTCGTCGTCGACCGGCTCGCCGACAGCTACGGCGACGACGCCCACGTCGACCTCGCGGCCCGCCGCCGGCAGCTCGAACAGCTGCTCTGA
- a CDS encoding V-type ATP synthase subunit D: MAKDVKPTRKNLMQIEDRIELSERGHDTLEKKRDGLIMEFMDILDQAQDVREDLDDSYERAQQAIDMARAMEGDVAVRGAASALKEHPELTTQSKNIMGVVVPQIESSKVQKSLDERGYGVMGTSARIDEAADAYEELLENIILAAEVETAMKKMLDEIETTKRRVNALEFKLLPDLYDNKEYIEQKLEEQEREEIFRMKKIKAKKEAEEDDPTLDEDEEEEVEPVAADD, translated from the coding sequence ATGGCGAAGGACGTCAAACCCACTCGGAAGAACTTGATGCAGATCGAGGACCGCATCGAGCTCTCCGAGCGCGGGCACGACACGCTGGAGAAGAAGCGTGACGGCCTCATCATGGAGTTTATGGACATCCTGGACCAGGCACAGGACGTCCGCGAGGACCTCGACGACTCCTACGAACGCGCACAGCAGGCCATCGACATGGCGCGGGCGATGGAGGGCGACGTGGCGGTCCGGGGCGCGGCCTCCGCGCTGAAGGAGCACCCCGAGCTCACAACCCAGTCGAAGAACATCATGGGCGTCGTCGTCCCGCAGATCGAGTCCAGCAAGGTCCAGAAGTCCCTGGACGAGCGCGGCTACGGCGTGATGGGCACCTCCGCGCGCATCGACGAGGCGGCCGACGCATACGAGGAGCTGCTGGAGAACATCATCCTCGCGGCCGAGGTCGAGACGGCGATGAAGAAGATGCTCGACGAGATCGAGACGACCAAGCGCCGCGTCAACGCCCTGGAGTTCAAGCTCCTGCCCGACCTCTACGACAACAAGGAGTACATCGAGCAGAAACTCGAGGAGCAGGAGCGCGAGGAGATCTTCCGGATGAAGAAGATCAAGGCCAAGAAGGAGGCCGAAGAGGACGACCCGACCCTCGACGAGGACGAGGAGGAAGAAGTCGAGCCGGTCGCCGCCGACGACTGA
- a CDS encoding bacteriorhodopsin: MPQPGSESIWLWLGTAGMFLGMLYFIGRGWGETDERRQKFYIATILITAIAFVNYLAMALGFGLTLVELPNDPEAPIYWARYTDWLFTTPLLLYDLGLLAGADRNTIATLVSLDVLMIGTGVVATLSAGNTVLSVGATRLVWWGISTAFLLVLLYFLFSSLSGRVSDLPSDTQSTFKTLRNLVTVVWLIYPVWWLVGTEGIGLVSIGIETAGFMVIDLVAKVGFGFILLQSHSVLDGAAETTTGATPADD; the protein is encoded by the coding sequence ATGCCACAACCAGGAAGCGAATCGATTTGGCTTTGGCTCGGCACAGCAGGGATGTTCCTCGGCATGCTGTACTTCATCGGCCGGGGATGGGGCGAGACCGACGAACGGCGGCAGAAGTTCTACATCGCGACCATACTGATCACCGCCATCGCGTTCGTGAACTACCTCGCGATGGCGCTCGGGTTCGGCCTGACGTTGGTCGAGCTCCCCAACGATCCCGAGGCCCCGATCTACTGGGCCCGGTACACCGACTGGCTGTTCACGACGCCGCTGTTGCTGTACGACCTCGGCCTGCTGGCCGGTGCGGACCGCAACACCATCGCGACGCTCGTCAGCCTCGACGTGCTGATGATCGGCACCGGCGTCGTCGCGACGCTGTCGGCCGGGAACACCGTCCTCTCGGTCGGTGCGACCCGCCTCGTCTGGTGGGGCATCAGCACCGCGTTCCTGCTGGTGCTGCTGTACTTCCTGTTCAGCTCGCTGTCCGGCCGCGTCAGCGACTTGCCGAGCGACACCCAGAGCACGTTCAAGACGTTGCGCAACCTCGTGACCGTGGTCTGGTTGATCTACCCGGTCTGGTGGCTCGTCGGGACCGAGGGGATCGGCCTCGTCAGCATCGGCATCGAGACGGCCGGGTTCATGGTCATCGACCTGGTCGCGAAGGTCGGCTTCGGGTTCATCCTCCTGCAGAGCCACAGCGTGCTCGACGGCGCTGCGGAGACGACGACCGGCGCGACGCCGGCCGACGACTGA